In the genome of Desulfovibrio sp. ZJ209, one region contains:
- the narJ gene encoding nitrate reductase molybdenum cofactor assembly chaperone yields MTAGERAALLRISRLLEYPDAAFFAAIPKMRADIRASLGGGEAAEIGAFLDRLEALGPQGAQEEYVRVFDHDPSASLYLAWHRYGNDRGQGRAMAALNGLYRTAGFEPLPGSFPDYLPRVLEFLSACEDWAAEALLDGFGPELAALEKRLAELDCAQAPLVGLALKGLRRDWPERFKPRAHDPTRRPMAAPEPEFNPATHPAMDTERFV; encoded by the coding sequence ATGACGGCAGGGGAGCGCGCGGCGCTTTTGCGCATCTCGCGCCTGCTCGAATACCCGGATGCGGCGTTTTTCGCGGCCATCCCTAAGATGCGCGCGGACATCCGGGCCAGTCTCGGGGGCGGGGAGGCGGCGGAGATCGGCGCCTTCCTGGACAGGCTGGAGGCGCTGGGGCCGCAGGGCGCGCAGGAGGAATACGTGCGCGTCTTCGACCATGACCCGTCAGCGAGCCTCTATCTCGCCTGGCACCGTTACGGCAATGACCGCGGGCAGGGGAGGGCCATGGCCGCGCTGAACGGGCTTTACCGCACGGCCGGCTTCGAGCCGCTGCCCGGGAGCTTCCCGGACTATCTGCCGCGCGTGCTGGAATTCCTCTCCGCGTGCGAGGACTGGGCGGCGGAAGCCCTGCTCGACGGTTTCGGGCCCGAGCTCGCGGCCCTCGAGAAGCGGCTTGCCGAGCTCGACTGCGCGCAGGCGCCGCTGGTGGGGCTCGCGCTCAAGGGCCTGCGCCGCGACTGGCCGGAGCGCTTCAAGCCGCGCGCGCATGACCCCACGCGCCGGCCCATGGCCGCGCCGGAGCCGGAGTTCAACCCGGCAACGCATCCGGCCATGGATACGGAACGATTTGTCTAG
- the narH gene encoding nitrate reductase subunit beta: MKIKAQMAMVMNLDKCLACHTCTIPCKNAWTTPAGSEYIWFNNVETKPGIGYPTQWENQERYHGGWTVKNGKPELRAGGKMKKFLSLFAQPDLPDIKDYYEPWNYNYRYLTTAPASKVQPAVGPRSAITGEPMKVEWGPNWEDDLAGANVTGLEDVNFKGMEAKAWLQYQSVFMFHLPRICEHCLHPACVASCPSGALYKRDEDGIVLADQSRCRSWRMCMTACPYKKVYLNWKTHHSEKCIFCYPRIEAGEPTLCAQSCPGRIRYVGVMLYDADKVREAAACADPAKVYEAQLAVFVDPDDPEMEKQALADGIPYQFVDAARRSPIRKLVSQWRLALPLHPEFRTLPMVWYIPPLSPLVAGGVAAASDLDNMRIPLRYLANLLAAGDEKPVREALQKLLAMRDFMREERFAKNAAAGETGNEPGTEDDFAENPFVADDPGRPNAATDALAALGLTPGDARAMYRLLAIARFEDRFVVPSVRREIGGGDLQAFKGSVGFPEEIS, from the coding sequence ATGAAAATTAAAGCCCAGATGGCGATGGTGATGAACCTCGACAAGTGCCTCGCCTGCCACACCTGCACCATCCCCTGCAAGAACGCGTGGACCACTCCTGCGGGCTCGGAATACATCTGGTTCAACAATGTGGAGACCAAGCCCGGCATCGGCTACCCCACGCAGTGGGAAAACCAGGAGCGCTACCACGGCGGCTGGACGGTGAAGAACGGCAAGCCCGAGCTCAGGGCCGGCGGCAAGATGAAGAAGTTCCTGAGCCTCTTCGCCCAGCCGGACCTCCCGGACATCAAGGACTATTACGAGCCCTGGAACTACAATTACCGCTACCTCACCACGGCGCCGGCCTCCAAGGTGCAGCCCGCGGTGGGGCCGCGCTCGGCCATCACCGGCGAACCCATGAAGGTGGAATGGGGCCCCAACTGGGAGGACGACCTCGCCGGGGCCAACGTGACCGGCCTCGAGGACGTGAACTTCAAGGGCATGGAGGCGAAAGCCTGGCTCCAGTACCAGAGCGTCTTCATGTTCCATTTGCCGCGCATCTGCGAGCACTGCCTGCACCCGGCCTGCGTGGCCTCGTGCCCCTCGGGCGCGCTCTACAAGCGCGACGAGGACGGCATCGTGCTTGCGGACCAGAGCCGCTGCCGCAGCTGGCGCATGTGCATGACGGCCTGCCCCTACAAGAAGGTCTACCTCAACTGGAAGACCCACCACTCGGAAAAGTGCATCTTCTGCTATCCGCGCATCGAGGCGGGCGAACCCACCCTCTGCGCCCAGTCCTGCCCGGGGCGCATCCGCTATGTGGGCGTGATGCTCTACGACGCTGACAAGGTGCGCGAGGCGGCGGCCTGCGCCGACCCGGCAAAGGTCTACGAGGCGCAGCTCGCCGTCTTTGTGGACCCGGACGACCCGGAGATGGAAAAGCAGGCCCTCGCGGACGGCATCCCGTACCAGTTCGTGGACGCGGCCAGGCGCTCGCCCATCCGCAAGCTCGTGAGCCAGTGGCGCCTCGCGCTGCCGCTGCACCCGGAGTTCCGCACGCTGCCCATGGTGTGGTATATCCCGCCGCTGAGCCCGCTGGTCGCGGGCGGGGTGGCCGCGGCAAGCGACCTCGACAACATGCGCATCCCGCTGCGCTATCTCGCCAACCTGCTCGCCGCCGGCGACGAGAAGCCGGTGCGCGAGGCATTGCAGAAGCTGCTCGCCATGCGCGACTTCATGCGCGAGGAGCGCTTTGCGAAAAACGCGGCCGCCGGTGAAACGGGCAACGAGCCCGGCACCGAGGACGACTTTGCGGAAAACCCCTTCGTGGCGGACGACCCGGGGCGCCCCAACGCGGCCACGGACGCGCTGGCTGCCTTGGGCCTCACGCCGGGCGACGCGCGCGCCATGTACCGCCTGCTCGCCATCGCCCGCTTCGAGGACCGCTTCGTGGTGCCCTCGGTGCGCCGCGAGATTGGCGGGGGCGACCTCCAGGCCTTCAAGGGCTCAGTGGGCTTCCCGGAGGAGATCTCATGA